One genomic window of Clostridioides sp. ES-S-0054-01 includes the following:
- a CDS encoding methylglyoxal synthase → MNIALVAHDQMKNTMVGFCIGYESILKKYGLYATGTTGKRIMDETELNINRLASGPLGGDQQIGSLIVTQEIDLVIFLRDPLTSQAHETDIQALIRLCDVYHVPIATNLASAEIFIKALDRGELSWREVRKSKSQRV, encoded by the coding sequence ATGAATATAGCATTAGTAGCACATGACCAAATGAAAAATACCATGGTCGGATTTTGTATAGGTTATGAATCAATTTTAAAGAAATATGGACTATATGCAACTGGAACTACAGGAAAAAGAATAATGGATGAAACTGAATTAAATATAAATAGGTTGGCATCTGGTCCTTTAGGTGGAGACCAACAAATAGGTTCTTTAATAGTAACGCAAGAAATAGATTTAGTTATTTTTTTAAGAGACCCATTGACATCTCAGGCTCATGAAACAGATATACAAGCTTTGATAAGACTTTGTGATGTTTATCATGTTCCAATAGCTACAAATCTAGCTTCTGCAGAAATATTTATAAAAGCTCTTGATAGGGGAGAACTATCATGGAGAGAAGTTAGAAAAAGTAAAAGTCAACGTGTTTAA
- the rodA gene encoding rod shape-determining protein RodA: MKKININYKSTIKLIKQLDWKLIVTVLAIFIFGLVILSSATHANSTGSYLQLIKQGLAFVLGIGMIIVILFFDYNLLGRYYKALYIISLILLTIVLLPGIGTVKGGARSWINLGPLDLQTSEIVKLTFILSYAKILESKKDKLNTLKEVMPVVVYSLPFIGLLIAQPDLGTGIVFCSMIFAMLFTAGLSSKLIKRGIIILLVSMPLMYLMMADHQKIRIEAFLNPEDVTLKGNYQVMQSLIAIGSGGVTGKGLYNGSQNQEDFLPVQDSDFIFAVVGEELGVIGMAVLIILFMIFLLRLLAIARDAKDFYGTLIVVGVLGMFAYQIIQNIGMTVALIPVTGVTLPFVSYGGSSLLTSLANLGLVLNVCMRRKKINF, from the coding sequence TTGAAAAAAATCAATATTAATTATAAGTCGACAATTAAGTTGATAAAACAGTTAGACTGGAAACTTATAGTTACAGTATTAGCTATCTTTATTTTTGGGCTTGTTATACTTAGTAGTGCGACACATGCTAACTCAACAGGTTCATATCTTCAATTGATTAAACAAGGGCTAGCTTTTGTGCTTGGTATAGGAATGATTATAGTTATACTATTTTTTGATTATAATCTTCTAGGTAGGTATTACAAAGCACTTTATATAATAAGTCTTATTTTGTTAACCATCGTTTTATTACCTGGAATTGGTACAGTAAAAGGTGGAGCTAGGTCATGGATTAACTTAGGGCCACTTGATTTGCAGACATCTGAAATAGTTAAATTAACATTTATACTCAGTTATGCAAAAATACTTGAATCCAAAAAGGATAAATTAAATACATTAAAGGAAGTCATGCCTGTTGTAGTTTATTCGCTTCCATTTATCGGATTGTTAATTGCACAGCCAGACTTGGGAACAGGGATTGTATTTTGCTCTATGATATTTGCAATGCTGTTTACAGCAGGTCTTAGCTCAAAGTTGATAAAAAGAGGGATAATCATACTGTTGGTATCAATGCCACTAATGTATTTAATGATGGCAGACCATCAGAAGATAAGAATAGAAGCTTTTCTAAATCCAGAAGATGTAACACTAAAAGGAAACTATCAAGTTATGCAATCTTTGATTGCAATAGGTTCTGGCGGTGTAACTGGTAAGGGGCTATACAATGGAAGTCAAAATCAAGAAGACTTTTTACCTGTGCAAGATAGTGATTTCATATTTGCTGTTGTAGGTGAAGAACTTGGTGTAATAGGGATGGCGGTACTGATAATCTTATTTATGATATTCCTATTAAGGCTTTTAGCAATTGCAAGAGATGCAAAAGATTTTTATGGAACCCTCATAGTAGTTGGTGTTCTGGGAATGTTTGCTTACCAGATAATCCAAAATATAGGTATGACTGTTGCGTTAATACCAGTAACTGGAGTAACATTACCTTTTGTAAGTTATGGAGGTAGTTCATTATTAACATCTTTAGCAAATTTAGGATTAGTACTAAATGTTTGTATGAGAAGAAAGAAAATAAATTTCTAG
- a CDS encoding TIGR03960 family B12-binding radical SAM protein, producing the protein MNKVDLKKILKKVEKPARYLGNEINSIHKDTSNSELIRYAHCFPDLYEVGMSHLGSHILYDVINKDENVFCERVYSPAVDMENIMREKNIPLFALESREPITNFDFVTFTLQYELSYTNILNILDLANIPILKEERNLEDPFVMVGGPCAYNSEPLADFVDVVILGEGEEVNLEVVNEYKEWKKNKTTREDFLYRISGIEGVYIPSFYDVKYNEDGTVQSVTPNRNGIPKNPTKRIIKDVETVDYPEKLIVPYIDTVHDRIVLELFRGCTRGCRFCQAGMIYRPIREKSVKRLKEILDKLVKNTGYDEISLSSLSTSDYSKLSELTDYLVDEYASNNIGISLPSLRLDNFSMEIADKIQQVRKSGLTFAPEAGTQRLRDVINKGVTEEDLENATEKAFEMGWNSVKLYFMIGLPTETYDDLDGIAKLAYKVIDIYRKVNGGKLKRSFSVTVSTSTFVPKPFTPFQWHGQDTTEEVVEKQRHLVNKLRNNNIKYNYHDSKTSLMEAVVARGDRRIGKVIYDAFKLGAKFDGWAEYFNLDIWKEAMEKNNLSIDFYAHRNRNYEEVFPWDHIDVGVSKKFLIREDENAKKEKITSDCRHNCNGCGINIHDIGRGLC; encoded by the coding sequence ATGAATAAAGTAGACTTGAAAAAAATCTTAAAAAAAGTAGAAAAGCCTGCTAGATATCTTGGAAATGAAATAAATTCAATTCATAAAGATACTAGTAATAGTGAATTGATAAGATATGCACATTGCTTTCCAGATTTATATGAAGTTGGTATGAGTCATTTGGGTAGTCATATATTATATGATGTAATAAATAAGGATGAAAATGTATTTTGTGAGAGAGTGTATTCTCCTGCTGTTGATATGGAAAATATAATGAGAGAAAAAAATATACCATTGTTTGCATTAGAGTCAAGAGAGCCTATAACAAACTTCGATTTTGTTACTTTTACACTTCAATATGAACTTTCATATACTAATATCTTAAATATATTAGATTTAGCCAATATACCAATATTAAAAGAAGAAAGAAATCTGGAAGACCCATTTGTAATGGTTGGTGGTCCTTGTGCCTATAATTCCGAACCTTTAGCAGATTTTGTAGATGTAGTAATATTAGGTGAAGGTGAAGAGGTAAATTTAGAAGTAGTAAATGAGTATAAAGAATGGAAGAAAAATAAAACGACTAGAGAAGATTTTTTATATAGAATATCAGGTATAGAGGGAGTATACATACCAAGTTTTTATGATGTAAAATACAATGAAGATGGAACAGTTCAAAGTGTAACTCCTAATAGAAATGGAATTCCTAAAAATCCTACTAAGAGAATAATAAAAGATGTTGAGACTGTAGACTATCCAGAAAAACTAATAGTACCTTATATAGACACTGTTCATGATAGAATAGTGTTGGAATTATTCAGAGGATGTACAAGAGGATGTAGATTCTGTCAAGCGGGTATGATATACAGACCAATAAGAGAAAAAAGTGTTAAAAGACTTAAGGAAATATTGGATAAATTAGTTAAGAATACTGGATATGATGAAATATCATTATCATCACTTAGTACTAGTGATTATAGCAAGTTGTCTGAGCTTACTGATTATTTGGTAGATGAATATGCATCTAATAATATAGGTATTTCACTTCCATCTCTTAGACTGGATAACTTCTCAATGGAAATTGCTGATAAAATACAACAAGTAAGAAAGTCTGGGCTTACTTTTGCTCCAGAGGCAGGAACTCAAAGACTTAGAGATGTCATAAATAAAGGTGTTACAGAAGAAGATTTGGAAAATGCAACAGAAAAAGCTTTTGAGATGGGATGGAATAGTGTCAAATTGTATTTCATGATTGGTTTACCAACTGAGACTTATGATGATTTAGATGGAATAGCTAAATTAGCTTATAAGGTTATTGATATTTATAGAAAGGTAAATGGAGGAAAGCTAAAGAGAAGTTTTAGTGTTACAGTAAGTACTTCTACATTTGTGCCAAAGCCATTTACACCTTTTCAATGGCATGGTCAAGACACTACAGAAGAAGTTGTTGAGAAGCAAAGACATTTAGTAAATAAATTGAGAAATAACAATATAAAATACAATTACCATGATTCAAAAACTAGCTTGATGGAAGCTGTAGTAGCTAGAGGAGATAGAAGAATAGGAAAAGTTATATATGATGCATTCAAACTGGGTGCAAAGTTTGATGGATGGGCAGAATATTTTAATTTGGATATATGGAAGGAAGCTATGGAAAAAAATAATCTTTCTATAGATTTTTATGCACATAGAAATAGAAATTATGAAGAGGTATTTCCTTGGGACCATATAGATGTAGGCGTTAGTAAAAAATTCCTAATTAGAGAAGATGAAAATGCTAAAAAAGAAAAAATTACTTCTGATTGTAGACATAATTGCAATGGCTGTGGAATAAATATACATGATATAGGAAGGGGGCTTTGCTAA
- a CDS encoding septum site-determining protein MinC: protein MSLREICSQELVEFKGNKRGIIVNIKREAPFEEIQEKIINKLEAYVGFFNGAKISKINSDCLTDMEILELKEGITSRFDVEFVEDQKVEENSNFPTKYVNTLRSGENIEFEGDVVILNDMKPGSKVLSKSNTVVMGDINAGAKVVAGGNVFVMGKIEGFVHAGAEGNEFAYVVAGNLNPKILQIADNIAEAPDDEENYESESEISPEIAFVSNGRIVIESYLSKLDK, encoded by the coding sequence ATGTCTTTAAGAGAAATTTGTAGTCAAGAACTAGTAGAGTTCAAGGGTAATAAAAGAGGGATAATAGTAAATATAAAAAGAGAAGCTCCATTTGAGGAAATACAGGAAAAAATAATAAACAAATTGGAAGCGTATGTTGGCTTTTTTAATGGGGCTAAAATTAGTAAAATTAATAGTGATTGTTTAACTGACATGGAGATTCTAGAATTAAAAGAAGGAATTACTTCTAGATTTGATGTGGAATTTGTTGAAGATCAAAAAGTTGAAGAAAATAGTAATTTTCCAACAAAATATGTCAATACCCTAAGATCTGGTGAAAATATTGAATTTGAAGGTGATGTAGTTATATTGAATGATATGAAACCTGGTTCAAAAGTCCTTTCAAAATCAAATACAGTTGTTATGGGAGATATAAATGCTGGTGCTAAGGTTGTAGCAGGAGGTAATGTTTTTGTAATGGGTAAAATAGAAGGTTTTGTACATGCAGGTGCAGAAGGCAATGAATTTGCATATGTTGTTGCTGGAAATCTTAATCCTAAAATATTACAAATAGCAGATAATATTGCAGAAGCTCCAGATGATGAAGAAAATTATGAAAGTGAATCAGAAATTAGCCCAGAAATAGCCTTTGTAAGTAATGGAAGAATTGTAATCGAAAGCTATTTGTCAAAGTTAGACAAATAG
- the minD gene encoding septum site-determining protein MinD, with protein sequence MSEVIVITSGKGGVGKTTTAANLGTALSLENKKTVVVDADIGLRNLDVVMGLENRIVYDIVDVVEGTCRLKQALIKDKRFDNLYLLPAAQTRDKNAVSVEQMIDLCEKLKESFEYIIIDCPAGIEQGFKNAVAGADRAIVVTNPEISAVRDADRIIGLLEANEIKEIRLVINRIRNDMVKRGDMMDKQDIIEILAIDLLGLVPDDESIIISTNKGEPAILDSKSLAGQAYKNIAKRILNEEVPLLDLEVEDGFFGRLKKMFSMAK encoded by the coding sequence ATGAGCGAAGTTATAGTTATAACATCTGGTAAAGGTGGGGTTGGAAAAACTACTACCGCAGCAAACTTAGGAACTGCGCTAAGCCTAGAAAATAAAAAAACAGTAGTTGTGGATGCAGATATTGGACTTAGAAACTTAGATGTAGTAATGGGTCTTGAAAATCGAATAGTTTATGACATAGTAGATGTTGTTGAAGGAACTTGTAGGCTTAAGCAAGCTCTAATAAAAGACAAAAGATTTGATAATCTATATTTATTACCAGCAGCACAAACTAGAGACAAAAATGCTGTTTCAGTTGAGCAGATGATTGACCTGTGTGAGAAACTAAAAGAATCTTTTGAGTATATAATAATAGACTGCCCAGCAGGTATCGAGCAAGGTTTTAAAAATGCAGTAGCAGGAGCAGATAGAGCTATTGTAGTTACAAATCCAGAAATATCAGCAGTAAGAGATGCTGATAGAATAATAGGTCTATTAGAAGCAAATGAAATAAAAGAGATAAGATTAGTTATAAATAGAATTAGAAATGATATGGTTAAGCGTGGAGATATGATGGACAAACAAGATATAATAGAAATATTAGCAATAGATTTGTTAGGTCTTGTTCCTGATGATGAAAGCATAATTATATCAACAAATAAAGGAGAGCCAGCTATACTTGATTCTAAGTCACTTGCTGGTCAAGCATACAAAAATATCGCAAAAAGGATACTAAATGAAGAAGTTCCTCTACTTGATCTTGAAGTTGAAGATGGATTCTTTGGTAGACTTAAAAAAATGTTTAGCATGGCTAAGTAG
- a CDS encoding FprA family A-type flavoprotein, with the protein MSKVFEVKKDIYFTGVVDEGLKVFDIIMETEYGTTYNSYLIKDEKTVLFDTVKANFKDEFLSNLSEITDIAKIDYVVIHHTEPDHAGSLKYLLDLNPNIEVFCTKAAKLYLDGQINRPFNCHVIKDGEVLNIGKRNLRFITAPFLHWVDTMFTYIEEEKTLLTCDAFGCHFASVDADVVNSEDYLKSAKHYYDCIVKPFAKHVLSAVDKVVGLNIEFDTILTSHGPMLTKDPMAAVKRYVEWSTEAINKTNQNQVSIFYLSAYSNTLEMAKKIKEGLDKEGAKAELYDLEDMTLTEMHDTLVVSKVILLGSPTINKTMVKPMWDLFSVIDPMANQGKIAGVFGSFGWSGEGITMAETLLKSMSFKMPVESLKKKFFPSEETLKECMAFGAEFAKLVK; encoded by the coding sequence ATGAGTAAAGTTTTTGAAGTAAAAAAAGATATCTACTTTACTGGTGTAGTAGATGAAGGTTTAAAAGTATTCGACATAATAATGGAAACTGAGTATGGAACAACTTACAATTCTTATTTAATCAAGGACGAAAAAACGGTTTTATTTGACACAGTAAAGGCAAACTTTAAAGATGAATTCCTAAGCAATCTATCAGAAATTACTGATATAGCTAAAATTGACTATGTTGTAATTCATCATACAGAACCAGACCACGCTGGTAGCTTAAAATACTTATTAGATTTAAATCCTAATATAGAAGTTTTTTGCACTAAAGCTGCTAAACTATACTTAGATGGTCAAATAAATAGACCTTTTAATTGTCATGTAATAAAAGATGGTGAAGTTTTAAATATAGGTAAAAGAAATCTTAGATTTATAACTGCGCCATTCTTACATTGGGTTGATACAATGTTTACTTACATTGAAGAGGAGAAGACTCTTTTAACTTGTGATGCATTTGGTTGTCACTTTGCAAGTGTTGATGCAGATGTAGTAAACAGTGAAGATTACCTAAAATCAGCTAAACACTATTATGACTGTATAGTTAAGCCATTTGCTAAGCATGTTTTAAGTGCTGTAGATAAGGTAGTAGGACTAAACATAGAATTTGATACTATATTGACTTCTCATGGTCCAATGCTTACTAAAGACCCAATGGCTGCTGTTAAAAGATATGTTGAATGGTCTACAGAGGCTATTAATAAAACTAATCAAAATCAAGTTTCTATATTCTATTTATCAGCTTATAGCAATACCTTAGAAATGGCTAAAAAGATAAAAGAAGGACTTGATAAAGAAGGTGCAAAAGCTGAATTATATGATTTAGAAGATATGACATTAACAGAAATGCACGATACATTAGTAGTATCAAAGGTAATACTATTAGGTTCTCCAACTATAAACAAAACTATGGTTAAACCTATGTGGGATTTATTCTCTGTTATAGACCCAATGGCTAATCAAGGCAAGATAGCAGGAGTATTTGGTTCATTTGGTTGGAGTGGTGAAGGTATAACTATGGCCGAGACCTTACTTAAATCTATGTCATTCAAAATGCCTGTAGAATCTCTTAAGAAAAAATTCTTCCCTAGTGAAGAAACATTAAAAGAGTGTATGGCATTTGGTGCAGAGTTTGCAAAATTAGTTAAATAG
- the minE gene encoding cell division topological specificity factor MinE, translated as MLDLFRVFSNEAKTSKSVAKERLKLVLVHDRVDCSPQLLEMIKTDILKVIANYAEIEDDGLEIKMSKCRGEHDDKPVSALVANIPLKNIKDRCM; from the coding sequence GTGTTAGATTTATTTAGAGTTTTTTCTAACGAAGCTAAAACTAGTAAGTCTGTTGCTAAAGAGAGATTAAAGCTAGTTTTAGTTCATGATAGAGTAGATTGTTCACCACAACTTTTAGAGATGATAAAAACAGACATTTTAAAAGTAATAGCTAATTATGCAGAAATAGAAGATGATGGCCTTGAAATAAAAATGTCTAAATGCAGAGGTGAGCATGATGACAAACCTGTATCTGCATTAGTTGCTAATATACCACTAAAGAATATAAAAGATAGATGTATGTAA